A window of Malania oleifera isolate guangnan ecotype guangnan chromosome 5, ASM2987363v1, whole genome shotgun sequence contains these coding sequences:
- the LOC131155411 gene encoding pentatricopeptide repeat-containing protein At4g19440, chloroplastic has translation MHSSMDLRRLTIAKPTLIFYSVTRPLTCVTSTFQQQPERPQEHEPAHTQPPLLPKNQLKPLDKSLLSRITSILSNPILDSSKCTDIIPHLCPHQFDGLFYTNRSTVNPKTALNFFYFASESYRFRFTIRSYSLLIRLLIFSNLDAPARLLLIRVIDRKLPVLFANPKNRHIEIAVAMADLNDMSESALGVRTFDLLVHVYCTQFKDAGFVLAVDVFRSLADKAMFPSLKTLTFLLNSLVRANEFNKSYEVFEIMLQGVSPDVYLFTTAINAYCRGGKVEKAMQLFLKMEGLGVSPNVVTYNNLIHGLCKRGRIDEAFRFKEKMLKNGVNPSLITYSILINGLMKLEKFDEANNVLKEMSSRAFVPNEVVYNTLIDGYFRMGNIEAGLKVRDDMVSKGLHPNSVTLNLLIQGFCKNGQMEQAEQVLEEMLVRRLSVNQGAFTSVINWLCMNSKLDSALCLIWEMLLRSLKPNDSLLTILVSGLCKDGKHLEAVKLWFKLLEIGFAVNTMTSNALIHGLCKAGNMVEAVRLLKEMLGRGLPLDRITYNTLISGCCSEGKVQEGFKLREEMVRRGIEPDIFTYNLLIHGLCSIGKIDEALKLWNECKRSGMTPNVYTYGVMIDGYCKADKIEEGENLFNELVTQNLELNTFVYNSLINAYCRNGNMIGAFGLRDDMKSKGILPTSATYSSLIHGLCNIGRVDDAKHLFHEMRIEGLLPNVVCYTALIGGYCKLGQMDKVGNVLKEMSSFGIHPNNITYTVMINGYCKLGDMKEAVKLLGEMIQNGIVPDAVTYNTLTNGFCKEKMVEEAFKMSDCMSQRGVTPDEVTYTTLIHGWQFPSTITTQE, from the coding sequence ATGCATTCGTCTATGGATTTGCGAAGGCTCACTATCGCCAAACCAACCCTCATCTTCTATTCAGTTACGCGCCCCTTAACCTGCGTCACTTCTACCTTCCAACAACAGCCCGAACGACCGCAAGAACACGAACCAGCCCACACGCAGCCGCCATTGCTTCCAAAGAACCAACTAAAGCCGTTGGATAAGAGTCTCCTTAGCCGGATAACTTCAATTCTCTCAAACCCAATTTTGGATTCCTCTAAATGTACAGATATAATACCCCATTTGTGTCCTCATCAGTTCGATGGGCTTTTCTATACTAATCGATCAACGGTGAACCCAAAAACTGctttgaatttcttttatttCGCGTCTGAATCATATAGGTTTCGATTCACCATTAGATCTTATTCTCTTTTGATTCGTTTGCTCATATTTTCTAATCTTGATGCGCCTGCGAGATTGCTTTTGATTCGTGTGATCGATAGGAAGCTGCCTGTTTTGTTTGCAAACCCCAAAAATCGTCATATTGAGATAGCCGTTGCTATGGCAGATTTAAATGACATGTCAGAGTCGGCTCTTGGGGTTCGAACATTTGATTTGTTGGTTCACGTTTATTGTACCCAATTTAAGGATGCGGGGTTTGTCCTTGCTGTGGATGTGTTTCGGTCATTGGCAGATAAGGCAATGTTTCCATCTTTGAAGACATTGACTTTTCTTCTGAATTCTTTAGTGAGGGCAAATGAGTTCAACAAGAGTTATGAGGTTTTTGAGATTATGCTTCAAGGTGTTTCTCCAGATGTTTACTTGTTTACTACTGCTATTAATGCATATTGTAGGGGAGGGAAGGTTGAAAAAGCAATGCAGTTGTTTTTGAAAATGGAAGGGTTGGGTGTTTCTCCCAATGTTGTGACTTACAATAATCTTATTCATGGGCTCTGCAAGAGGGGCAGGATAGATGAAGCTTTTCGGTTTAAGGAGAAGATGTTGAAGAATGGTGTGAATCCTAGTCTTATAACATACAGTATTCTTATTAATGGTTTGATGAAATTAGAGAAATTTGACGAAGCTAATAATGTTTTGAAGGAAATGTCATCTAGGGCATTTGTCCCTAATGAGGTAGTTTATAACACGTTGATTGATGGGTATTTTAGAATGGGAAATATTGAGGCAGGATTGAAGGTAAGGGATGATATGGTGTCCAAGGGGCTTCACCCAAACTCAGTTACATTAAATTTGCTTATACAAGGTTTTTGCAAGAATGGCCAGATGGAACAAGCAGAGCAAGTTTTGGAGGAGATGCTGGTGAGAAGATTATCTGTAAATCAGGGTGCTTTCACTTCAGTTATTAATTGGCTTTGCATGAATTCTAAATTGGACTCTGCACTTTGTCTTATTTGGGAGATGCTATTGAGAAGTCTGAAGCCCAATGATAGTTTGCTGACCATATTAGTCAGTGGGCTATGTAAGGATGGCAAACATTTGGAGGCAGTTAAACTTTGGTTTAAGCTGTTGGAGATTGGATTTGCAGTCAATACTATGACATCAAATGCTCTAATTCATGGACTTTGTAAGGCAGGCAATATGGTAGAGGCTGTTAGGCTTCTCAAGGAGATGCTAGGGAGGGGTTTGCCATTGGATAGGATCACATACAACACCCTTATATCAGGGTGTTGCAGTGAGGGGAAAGTGCAAGAGGGTTTTAAGCTGAGGGAAGAGATGGTTAGGAGAGGAATTGAACCTGACATCTTTACTTACAATTTGTTAATACATGGGCTGTGTAGTATAGGTAAAATAGACGAAGCCTTGAAGCTCTGGAATGAGTGCAAAAGAAGTGGTATGACTCCTAATGTTTACACATATGGGGTTATGATAGATGGATACTGTAAAGCGGACAAAATTGAAGAGGGGGAAAATCTCTTCAATGAGTTGGTCACTCAGAATCTGGAGCTGAATACTTTTGTTTATAATTCACTTATAAATGCATACTGTCGGAATGGGAATATGATTGGGGCTTTTGGACTACGTGATGACATGAAAAGCAAGGGCATCCTGCCAACTTCTGCTACATATTCTTCTCTAATACATGGACTTTGCAACATTGGCCGTGTTGATGATGCCAAACATCTTTTTCATGAAATGAGAATAGAGGGTTTGCTGCCAAATGTTGTCTGCTATACTGCCCTAATTGGTGGCTATTGCAAGTTAGGTCAGATGGATAAAGTGGGGAATGTCTTGAAGGAAATGTCTTCTTTTGGCATACATCCAAATAATATTACTTACACTGTTATGATCAATGGGTATTGTAAGTTGGGTGATATGAAAGAAGCAGTTAAGCTTCTTggtgagatgattcaaaatggaATTGTCCCAGATGCTGTCACTTATAATACCTTGACGAATGGGTTTTGCAAGGAAAAGATGGTAGAAGAAGCCTTTAAAATGAGTGATTGCATGTCCCAGAGGGGTGTAACTCCTGATGAGGTTACTTACACCACTTTGATTCATGGATGGCAGTTTCCATCAACAATTACAACTCAAGAATGA